The DNA segment GTGTCACTTTCGCTTTGGCAGCAATGTCTTGCCCGTTTGCAGGATGAACTACCTGCCACAGAATTCAGTATGTGGATACGCCCCCTACAGGCGGAACTCAACGACAATACGCTGGCGCTTTACGCTCCGAATCGTTTCGTCCTTGATTGGGTTCGTGACAAATACCTAAATAATATTAATGGCTTGCTCAATGACTTCTGCGGGGCAAACGCACCGTTGCTGCGCTTTGAAGTGGGCAGTAAACCGTTAATTCAGCGCGTGAGTCAGCCTGTTGCGGCCAGCGTCAGTTCCCAGTCCGCACCGGCGATCCCACGCCTCGCGCCCTCTCGTCCAAGTTGGGACAGCTCGCCGGTACAACCTGAGCTGTCTTACCGTTCTAACGTGAACCCGAAACACACATTCGATAACTTCGTTGAAGGTAAGTCTAACCAACTGGCCCGTGCGGCGGCGCGTCAGGTGGCAGATAATCCGGGCGGCGCGTACAACCCGCTTTTCCTTTATGGCGGCACAGGTCTCGGTAAAACCCACTTATTGCACGCGGTCGGCAACGGCATCATGGCGCGTAAAGCCAACGCAAAAGTGGTGTACATGCATTCCGAGCGCTTTGTACAGGACATGGTCAAAGCGCTACAAAACAATGCCATCGAAGAGTTCAAACGCTACTATCGCTCCGTCGATGCGTTGCTGATCGATGACATTCAATTCTTTGCGAATAAAGAACGTTCACAGGAAGAGTTCTTCCACACCTTTAATGCCCTGCTGGAAGGTAATCAGCAGATCATTCTGACCTCGGATCGTTATCCGAAAGAGATCAATGGTGTAGAAGATCGTCTGAAATCCCGTTTCGGCTGGGGCCTGACGGTAGCGATCGAGCCGCCTGAATTAGAAACCCGCGTGGCGATCCTGATGAAAAAGGCCGACGAGAACGATATCCGTCTGCCGGGTGAAGTGGCTTTCTTTATTGCTAAACGTCTGCGTTCTAATGTGCGTGAGCTTGAAGGCGCACTGAACCGGGTGATCGCCAATGCCAACTTTACCGGGCGTGCGATTACCATCGACTTCGTCCGTGAAGCGCTGCGAGATTTGTTAGCGCTACAGGAGAAGCTGGTCACTATCGATAATATTCAGAAAACAGTGGCCGAATATTATAAAATCAAGGTCGCTGACCTGCTTTCCAAACGGCGTTCCCGTTCGGTAGCCCGCCCACGCCAGATGGCGATGGCGCTGGCGAAAGAGCTGACCAACCACAGCCTGCCAGAAATCGGCGATGCGTTCGGTGGTCGGGACCATACCACGGTGTTGCACGCCTGCCGTAAAATCGAGCAGTTGCGTGAAGAAAGTCACGACATCAAAGAAGATTTCTCCAACTTAATCAGAACATTATCTTCCTAGCGCTATGAAATTTATTGTTGAACGTGAGCATTTGCTGAAACCACTGCAACAGGTCAGTAGCCCGCTGGGTGGACGACCGACGTTGCCTATTCTGGGTAACCTGTTATTACAGGTGACGGATGGCGCGTTGTCGCTGACCGGGACGGATTTGGAAATGGAGATGGTGGCGAAAGTCGCGCTGTCTCAGCCACATGAAGCGGGTGCCACCAC comes from the Enterobacteriaceae bacterium Kacie_13 genome and includes:
- the dnaA gene encoding chromosomal replication initiator protein DnaA is translated as MSLSLWQQCLARLQDELPATEFSMWIRPLQAELNDNTLALYAPNRFVLDWVRDKYLNNINGLLNDFCGANAPLLRFEVGSKPLIQRVSQPVAASVSSQSAPAIPRLAPSRPSWDSSPVQPELSYRSNVNPKHTFDNFVEGKSNQLARAAARQVADNPGGAYNPLFLYGGTGLGKTHLLHAVGNGIMARKANAKVVYMHSERFVQDMVKALQNNAIEEFKRYYRSVDALLIDDIQFFANKERSQEEFFHTFNALLEGNQQIILTSDRYPKEINGVEDRLKSRFGWGLTVAIEPPELETRVAILMKKADENDIRLPGEVAFFIAKRLRSNVRELEGALNRVIANANFTGRAITIDFVREALRDLLALQEKLVTIDNIQKTVAEYYKIKVADLLSKRRSRSVARPRQMAMALAKELTNHSLPEIGDAFGGRDHTTVLHACRKIEQLREESHDIKEDFSNLIRTLSS